The following proteins come from a genomic window of Coregonus clupeaformis isolate EN_2021a chromosome 2, ASM2061545v1, whole genome shotgun sequence:
- the LOC123492660 gene encoding protocadherin gamma-A11-like codes for MGYKGFSVTGLVCGFAFVLLPLHCAYGDVSYSFPEEMKSGYVIGNIAKDLGLEASKLSARKARVDTDGNRKRYCDINLSTGDLIVAERIDREGLCGKKASCVLKQELVLENPLELQRIGLHVQDINDNSPQFKDEVINIEISESADKGARFLLDQAHNADIGQNAVQRYTLQKNDHFILTIDTNSVELVLEKVLDREQSNEINVLLTALDGGTPQKSGTVLIHVTVLDANDNAPVFSQAVYKASLPENSPLDTVVVTVSTTDADEGVNGEVSYDFARVSEEDDKLFSIDRKTGEIRVIGTIDFEEMSYSELHIKAKDGLGLASYVKVIIEITDGNDNTPVIYLQSLSNPIPENASPGTEVGIINVQDRDSENNRQVRCSIQQNVPFKLVPSIKNYYSLVTTGELDRELVSDYNITITATDEASPPLSSSKRIQLAVADVNDNLPVFEEQSYQAHVTENNKPGASVCSVTALDPDWRQNGTVIYSLLPGEVNGVPVSSFLSVNGDTGMIHAVRSFDYEQFRSFKVQVAARDNGSPPLSSNVNVSVFITDVNDNSPQILYPAPEGNSFMTELVPKAVHGGSLVSKVIAVDADSGQNAWLSYHIVKSTDPGLFTIGLHSGEIRTQRDISESDSMKQNLIVSVKDNGQPSLSATCTMYLVISDNLAEVPELKDISYDGSNSKLTSYLIIALVSVSTFFLTFIIVILAVRFCRRRKPRLLFDGAVAIPSAYLPPNYAEVDGAGTLRSTYNYDAYLTTGSRTSDFKFLTSYNDNTLHADQTLTKTPTDFAEELVDSDASPPELK; via the exons ATGGGATACAAAGGATTTTCAGTGACGGGCCTTGTCTGCGGCTTTGCTTTCGTTCTTCTACCGCTGCACTGCGCCTATGGAGACGTGAGCTATTCTTTTCCGGAGGAGATGAAAAGCGGATATGTTATTGGAAATATAGCCAAAGATCTCGGGTTGGAGGCGAGCAAACTGTCCGCTCGTAAGGCCCGTGTTGATACCGACGGGAACCGTAAACGTTATTGTGACATTAATCTGAGTACCGGGGATCTGATTGTTGCGGAGAGAATTGACAGAGAGGGGCTTTGTGGCAAAAAGGCTTCGTGTGTTTTAAAACAGGAACTTGTGTTGGAGAATCCTTTGGAGCTGCAACGTATCGGTCTTCATGTTCAAGATATAAATGATAACTCTCCGCAATTTAAGGACGAGGTGATTAACATTGAAATAAGTGAATCAGCAGATAAAGGCGCTCGTTTTTTACTTGATCAGGCTCACAATGCAGATATAGGACAGAATGCAGTGCAAAGGTACACTTTACAAAAAAATGACCATTTCATTTTGACCATTGATACTAATAGTGTTGAGCTTGTTCTAGAGAAAGTGCTTGATCGTGAACAAAGCAATGAAATCAATGTATTGCTTACAGCTCTAGATGGAGGCACTCCGCAGAAATCAGGTACTGTCCTCATACACGTCACTGTACTGGATGCTAACGATAACGCCCCAGTGTTTAGCCAGGCCGTCTATAAAGCCAGTCTGCCTGAAAACTCTCCTTTAGATACTGTAGTGGTTACAGTGAGTACTACAGATGCAGATGAGGGAGTGAATGGCGAAGTGTCTTATGACTTCGCTCGTGTATCAGAGGAAGATGACAAATTATTTTCTATCGACCGGAAGACTGGAGAAATCAGAGTTATCGGCACAATTGATTTTGAAGAaatgtcatattctgaactgcaTATCAAAGCAAAGGATGGTTTAGGCTTAGCCTCATATGTCAAAGTCATAATAGAAATCACTGATGGTAATGACAACACTCCTGTGATTTATCTACAATCTCTGTCTAACCCCATACCTGAGAACGCGTCACCTGGTACAGAGGTGGGCATCATTAACGTCCAAGATAGAGACTCTGAGAATAACCGACAGGTCCGCTGCTCCATTCAACAAAACGTTCCTTTTAAGCTGGTGCCATCCATCAAAAACTACTATTCTCTGGTGACCACGGGCGAACTGGACCGTGAACTAGTGTCTGATTACAACATTACAATCACTGCTACCGACGAGGCCTCTCCACCTCTGTCCTCCTCTAAACGCATTCAGTTAGCTGTAGCTGACGTCAACGACAATCTACCTGTGTTTGAGGAACAGTCCTATCAAGCCCACGTGACTGAAAATAACAAACCCGGTGCCTCCGTGTGTTCCGTTACTGCACTGGACCCAGACTGGAGACAGAACGGAACAGTGATTTATTCTCTCTTACCTGGTGAGGTGAATGGTGTCCCAGTGTCCTCGTTTTTATCCGTTAACGGAGACACGGGGATGATCCACGCTGTGAGGTCATTTGATTATGAGCAGTTCAGGAGCTTTAAAGTCCAGGTGGCGGCCAGAGACAACGGTTCTCCTCCGCTCAGCAGCAATGTCAACGTTAGTGTGTTCATAACGGATGTTAATGACAACTCTCCTCAGATACTATACCCCGCCCCGGAGGGGAACTCCTTCATGACTGAGCTGGTCCCCAAAGCTGTGCATGGGGGCTCTCTGGTTTCCAAGGTGATAGCGGTGGATGCTGACTCGGGCCAGAATGCCTGGCTGTCCTATCATATAGTCAAATCCACTGATCCTGGACTTTTCACTATTGGGCTCCACAGTGGAGAGATCAGGACACAGCGGGACATTTCTGAATCTGACAGCATGAAACAGAACCTTATTGTGTCAGTGAAAGATAACggacagccctctctctctgccacctgTACCATGTATTTAGTGATTTCTGATAACTTGGCTGAAGTGCCAGAATTGAAAGATATCTCTTATGATGGGAGCAATTCCAAACTCACCTCTTATCTGATCATCGCGCTGGTGTCCGTCTCCACCTTTTTCCTCACCTTCATTATTGTCATCCTGGCCGTGAGGTTTTGCCGCAGGAGAAAGCCCAGACTGTTGTTTGACGGAGCGGTCGCCATCCCCAGTGCGTATCTCCCTCCCAACTACGCAGAGGTGGATGGCGCAGGAACTCTCCGCAGTACTTACAATTATGACGCATACCTGACGACGGGTTCGCGCACAAGTGACTTCAAGTTCCTCACATCTTACAATGACAACACGCTGCATGCGGACCAGACTCTGACAAAAACTCCAACAGACTTTGCTGAAGAACTTGTTGACTCCGACGCATCCCCCCCAGAG CTGAAGTGA